One genomic window of uncultured delta proteobacterium includes the following:
- a CDS encoding Amino acid ABC transporter, periplasmic amino acid-binding protein — protein sequence MRKRLMTLAFAVAFTALSATGALAAAYVNGIDANYPPFAYVDKSGKPAGFDVEAMDWVAKTMGFTVTHKPMDWNGIIPDLLAKKIDMVCSGMSISPERAARVTFSEPYFTIRKVLVVGEKSTLTPDDILKGKKRLGVQRGTNEAEWLAKNRDEKGWNYTLGYYDSAPMAVEDLLNGRLDAAGMDSAPAEDIINRAKRPVKIVGEFAPEDNFGVAMRNEDTELHKLINEGFKRLKADPYWQELQKKYLSDGK from the coding sequence ATGCGTAAACGTCTCATGACCCTGGCCTTTGCCGTCGCCTTTACGGCCCTGTCCGCAACCGGCGCGCTGGCCGCCGCCTACGTCAACGGCATCGACGCCAACTACCCCCCCTTCGCCTACGTTGACAAATCCGGCAAACCCGCCGGGTTCGACGTGGAGGCCATGGACTGGGTCGCCAAGACCATGGGGTTCACCGTCACCCATAAACCCATGGATTGGAACGGCATTATCCCCGACCTTCTGGCCAAAAAAATCGACATGGTCTGCTCGGGCATGAGCATTTCCCCCGAGCGCGCGGCCCGCGTAACGTTCTCCGAGCCGTATTTCACCATCCGCAAGGTCCTGGTGGTGGGGGAAAAGAGCACGCTCACCCCCGACGATATCCTGAAAGGTAAAAAACGCCTCGGCGTGCAGCGCGGCACCAACGAAGCCGAATGGCTCGCCAAAAACCGCGACGAAAAAGGCTGGAACTACACCCTCGGCTATTACGATTCCGCCCCCATGGCCGTGGAAGACCTGCTCAACGGCCGGCTGGACGCGGCGGGCATGGACTCCGCCCCGGCCGAGGACATCATCAACAGAGCCAAACGGCCCGTGAAAATCGTCGGCGAGTTCGCCCCGGAGGACAACTTCGGCGTGGCCATGCGCAACGAAGACACGGAACTGCACAAACTCATCAACGAAGGTTTCAAAAGGCTCAAGGCCGACCCCTACTGGCAGGAGTTGCAGAAAAAGTATCTCAGCGACGGCAAATAA
- the flr gene encoding Flavoredoxin has translation MKRSLGPQTLLYPLPAFLVGTYDGEGNANIMTAAWGGVCCSEPPLVAVSVRKERWTYDAILTREAFTLSIPSADQAARVDFAGMASGRKTDKFKDTGFTPARGEFVDAPYVLECPVVVELVLRTSLELGSHVQFIGEVRDVKIEEGCLDADGKPVREKIDPLLYDIGAREYCRVGQSVCKAFSSGKVFLKKSGA, from the coding sequence ATGAAACGATCGCTCGGCCCGCAAACACTGCTCTATCCTCTTCCCGCTTTCCTGGTCGGCACCTATGACGGCGAGGGCAACGCCAACATCATGACCGCGGCCTGGGGCGGCGTTTGTTGTTCGGAACCGCCGCTCGTCGCCGTTTCCGTGCGCAAGGAGCGCTGGACGTACGACGCCATCCTCACGCGCGAAGCCTTCACCCTCAGCATTCCCTCGGCGGATCAGGCCGCGCGGGTTGATTTCGCGGGCATGGCCTCCGGCCGCAAGACGGACAAATTCAAGGATACCGGCTTTACCCCGGCCAGGGGCGAGTTCGTGGATGCCCCGTATGTCCTTGAATGCCCCGTGGTGGTGGAGCTTGTCCTGCGCACGAGCCTGGAACTCGGCTCCCACGTGCAGTTCATCGGCGAAGTCCGGGACGTGAAGATCGAGGAAGGCTGCCTGGATGCGGACGGCAAACCCGTCCGCGAGAAAATCGACCCCCTGCTGTACGATATCGGCGCGCGCGAATATTGCCGGGTGGGCCAGAGCGTGTGCAAGGCCTTTTCCAGCGGGAAGGTTTTTTTGAAAAAAAGCGGCGCATGA
- a CDS encoding conserved hypothetical protein (Evidence 4 : Homologs of previously reported genes of unknown function): MTAARECFALPSGAATPFGGKFRDGSSPARNLFYPVPKGELPMIRKIITIDAAKCNGCGLCADACHEGAIVMRDGKAALLRDDYCDGLGDCLPACPTGAITFEEREALPYDEAAVQARMQAKHGGKPALAPMPHGCPGAAARALQPVSPVSPISAGAAAKSGPVASCLAQWPVQLQLMPVNAPYLDGADLLLAAHCAAFAHGNFHEDFMRGKVTSIACPKLDVADHAAKLGEILKNNNVRSVTVARMSVPCCGGLERIAQNAIAASGKNLPLHVAVITPDGKVMTK, from the coding sequence ATGACCGCCGCGCGGGAATGCTTCGCGCTCCCTTCCGGCGCGGCCACGCCGTTCGGGGGAAAATTTCGCGACGGGTCTTCCCCTGCCCGGAATCTGTTTTATCCTGTTCCGAAAGGGGAATTGCCTATGATACGAAAAATCATCACCATCGACGCGGCGAAATGCAACGGCTGCGGCCTGTGCGCCGACGCCTGCCACGAAGGGGCCATCGTTATGCGGGACGGCAAGGCCGCGCTCCTGCGCGACGACTATTGCGACGGGCTGGGCGATTGCCTGCCCGCCTGCCCGACCGGGGCCATTACCTTTGAGGAGCGCGAGGCGCTGCCGTATGACGAGGCGGCCGTTCAGGCCCGCATGCAGGCTAAACACGGCGGCAAACCGGCGTTGGCGCCCATGCCTCACGGCTGTCCGGGCGCGGCGGCCCGCGCGTTGCAGCCGGTTTCGCCCGTTTCGCCCATTTCAGCGGGCGCTGCCGCAAAAAGCGGGCCCGTGGCGAGCTGCCTTGCCCAGTGGCCGGTGCAGTTGCAGCTCATGCCCGTGAACGCCCCGTATCTCGACGGCGCGGACCTGCTCCTCGCGGCTCACTGCGCCGCCTTTGCCCACGGGAACTTCCACGAGGACTTCATGCGGGGCAAGGTCACCAGCATCGCCTGTCCCAAGCTGGATGTGGCCGACCACGCGGCCAAGCTCGGGGAAATACTGAAGAACAACAATGTGCGATCCGTGACCGTGGCCCGCATGTCCGTTCCCTGTTGCGGCGGCCTTGAGCGGATAGCGCAAAACGCCATTGCCGCGTCCGGCAAGAACCTGCCCCTGCATGTCGCGGTCATCACCCCGGACGGAAAGGTTATGACGAAATAG
- a CDS encoding putative ABC-type transporter, periplasmic subunit family 3 (Evidence 3 : Function proposed based on presence of conserved amino acid motif, structural feature or limited homology) has translation MRNHFLATGLACLLLALAATPAPAASRINGMKPEREPFAYLDPFGRPGGFDVDAINWIAREMGFAISHIPLDPNESFSRLLAGDVDMVSGGLRITSDALKQTVFSRPYSIIRNVFVVMETSALTRADVMTGKKRLGVQRATARADWLAEERAKDRANYTLQYYDSVAEILDDLVAGRIDAGAMIAHQAEEAIHESEKPVIIIGDFGPSNFYAIALRPNDAALADSVNEGIGRLITDPYWDELRKKYFRQGR, from the coding sequence GTGCGCAACCATTTTCTCGCCACGGGCCTGGCGTGCCTGCTTCTGGCCCTTGCCGCGACGCCCGCGCCCGCCGCGAGCCGCATCAACGGCATGAAGCCGGAAAGGGAGCCTTTCGCCTACCTGGACCCCTTCGGCAGGCCCGGCGGATTTGACGTGGACGCCATAAACTGGATCGCCCGGGAAATGGGTTTCGCCATCTCCCACATACCTCTCGATCCGAACGAATCCTTTTCCCGCCTGCTCGCGGGGGATGTGGACATGGTCTCCGGCGGCCTGCGCATAACCTCTGACGCCTTGAAACAAACCGTGTTTTCCAGGCCCTACAGCATCATCAGGAACGTGTTCGTCGTCATGGAGACAAGCGCCCTTACGCGAGCGGACGTCATGACGGGCAAAAAACGTCTCGGGGTGCAGCGGGCCACGGCGAGAGCCGATTGGCTGGCGGAGGAACGCGCCAAGGACAGGGCGAACTACACCCTGCAATATTACGATTCCGTTGCCGAGATACTCGACGACCTTGTCGCGGGCCGTATCGACGCCGGCGCGATGATCGCGCACCAGGCGGAGGAAGCCATCCACGAAAGCGAAAAACCGGTCATCATCATAGGGGATTTCGGGCCGTCGAACTTTTACGCCATTGCCTTGCGCCCGAACGACGCGGCCCTGGCCGATTCCGTCAATGAGGGCATCGGGCGGCTCATCACGGACCCGTACTGGGACGAACTGCGGAAAAAATATTTCAGGCAGGGCAGATAG
- a CDS encoding Amino ABC transporter, permease, 3-TM region, His/Glu/Gln/Arg/opine family domain protein: MVASLSNIYEALPNILAGSVVTVGIVLCSLSLGFILGVPLSVGQVYGNRPIRAGVGFFVWFFRGTPILVLLFLFYYGLPVFLGFDISAFAASCLVLGFASAAYQSQIFRGSIQALPQGQLKAARALGMTDAQGIVQIILPQALRLAIPGWTNEFSILLKDSALVFVLGGAQDMMARSHFAASRTHDPIAFYLTAGVLYYLITLAGLRAMRVLEKKTHIPGYATGGGA; the protein is encoded by the coding sequence ATGGTTGCATCCCTCTCCAACATATACGAAGCCCTGCCCAACATTCTCGCCGGGAGCGTGGTGACCGTCGGCATTGTGCTGTGCTCCTTGTCCCTCGGGTTTATTCTCGGGGTGCCCCTTTCCGTGGGGCAGGTGTACGGCAACCGCCCCATCCGGGCGGGCGTGGGGTTTTTCGTCTGGTTTTTCCGCGGCACGCCCATCCTGGTGCTGCTTTTTCTCTTCTATTACGGGCTGCCGGTTTTCCTCGGGTTCGATATTTCCGCCTTTGCCGCCTCATGCCTGGTGCTGGGCTTTGCGAGCGCGGCGTACCAGTCCCAGATTTTCCGGGGTTCCATCCAGGCCCTGCCGCAGGGGCAACTGAAAGCGGCCCGGGCTCTCGGCATGACCGACGCGCAGGGCATAGTGCAGATCATTCTGCCCCAGGCCCTCAGGCTGGCCATTCCCGGCTGGACCAACGAATTCTCCATCCTGCTGAAAGATTCCGCCCTGGTCTTCGTGCTGGGCGGGGCGCAGGACATGATGGCGCGTTCCCACTTCGCGGCCTCGCGCACCCATGACCCGATCGCGTTTTACCTGACGGCCGGGGTCCTGTATTACCTCATCACCCTGGCGGGCCTGCGCGCCATGCGGGTGCTGGAGAAAAAAACGCATATCCCCGGATACGCCACAGGAGGCGGCGCATGA